In Bordetella holmesii ATCC 51541, the following proteins share a genomic window:
- the phbC gene encoding poly-beta-hydroxybutyrate polymerase → MSVAPDTLADIQAEFSREWLRICDEAQRGVLPVPADRRFSSPAWQADKRHLLMAHAYLLSSRVLHRMVESAQVSEQLRTRLRFSIMQWVDALSPANFLAFNPDAQQCMVESAGRTLNAGLANLLADLKKGRITQTDESQFEIGRNVAVTPGVVVYENRLMQLIQYSPQTAKVFARPLVVVPPNINKFYILDLQPENSFVRHAVEAGHTVFIVSWRNPLASDSDGVDTATWSDYLDEAVLKALSVAGEITGQKQVNALGFCVGGTMLAAALALADARGQQPVASLTLLTSLLDFHDTGVLKVFVDEGHALLRDQQLGQGGLMPARDLATTFSFLRPNELVWNYVVGNYLKGQAPPAFDLLFWNADSTNLPGPFFSWYFRNTYLENNLKVPGLAQAADTPLDLTRLAMPAYVYGSREDHIVPWQSAYATTQLLRGPMRFVLGASGHIAGVINPPAKKRRSFWRANPTLPCRAIPTLGWPMRASSLAAGGPIGRNGWPNTQASRLLHRAPWGVKNTHP, encoded by the coding sequence CGCGGCGTATTGCCCGTGCCGGCCGACAGACGCTTTTCCAGCCCCGCATGGCAGGCCGATAAACGCCACCTGCTGATGGCCCACGCCTATCTGCTGTCTTCGCGCGTATTGCACCGCATGGTCGAATCGGCCCAAGTCAGCGAGCAGTTGCGCACGCGCCTGCGGTTTTCCATCATGCAGTGGGTCGACGCCCTATCGCCGGCCAATTTCCTGGCCTTCAATCCAGACGCGCAGCAATGCATGGTCGAGTCCGCGGGCCGCACTTTGAACGCCGGGCTGGCCAATTTGCTGGCGGATCTCAAGAAAGGCCGCATCACCCAGACCGACGAGAGCCAGTTTGAAATCGGCCGCAATGTGGCCGTCACTCCCGGGGTGGTGGTGTACGAGAACCGCCTGATGCAATTGATCCAGTACTCGCCGCAAACCGCCAAGGTATTCGCGCGCCCGCTGGTAGTGGTGCCGCCCAATATCAACAAGTTTTACATCCTGGACCTGCAGCCCGAGAACTCGTTCGTGCGCCATGCTGTCGAGGCCGGCCATACGGTATTCATCGTGTCATGGCGCAACCCTCTGGCCTCCGACAGCGACGGCGTGGATACCGCCACCTGGAGTGACTATCTTGACGAGGCGGTTCTCAAAGCCTTGTCGGTGGCCGGCGAGATCACGGGCCAGAAACAGGTCAACGCCTTGGGTTTTTGCGTCGGCGGCACGATGCTGGCCGCGGCCTTGGCGTTGGCGGATGCGCGCGGTCAGCAACCCGTCGCCTCGTTGACCTTGCTGACCTCCCTGCTCGATTTTCATGACACGGGAGTGCTGAAGGTTTTCGTCGACGAAGGGCATGCGTTGCTGCGCGATCAGCAATTAGGGCAGGGCGGTCTCATGCCGGCACGTGATCTGGCCACTACGTTTTCCTTTCTGCGGCCCAATGAGCTGGTCTGGAATTACGTGGTGGGAAACTACCTCAAGGGTCAGGCGCCACCGGCCTTCGATCTGCTGTTCTGGAATGCGGATAGCACCAATCTGCCCGGCCCTTTTTTCTCTTGGTATTTCCGCAATACCTATCTCGAGAACAATCTGAAGGTGCCTGGCCTGGCGCAGGCTGCCGACACGCCGCTTGATCTGACGCGGCTGGCCATGCCGGCGTATGTGTACGGGTCGCGCGAGGATCACATCGTGCCCTGGCAGTCCGCCTACGCCACCACTCAGTTGCTGCGCGGCCCCATGCGGTTTGTGCTGGGCGCCTCGGGGCATATTGCCGGAGTCATCAACCCGCCGGCCAAGAAACGCCGCAGCTTTTGGCGGGCGAATCCGACGCTGCCTTGCCGGGCGATCCCAACGCTTGGCTGGCCGATGCGAGCGAGCAGCCTGGCAGCTGGTGGCCCGATTGGACGCAATGGCTGGCCGAACACGCAGGCAAGCCGATTGCTGCACCGCGCACCCTGGGGAGTAAAAAATACGCACCCATAG
- a CDS encoding acetoacetyl-CoA reductase, with protein MSGKLAYVTGGMGGIGTAICQRLAKDGFRVVAGCGPSRNYQQWLDEQAAQGFTFYASVGNVSDWDSTVEAFNRIKSELGEVDILVNNAGITRDGLFRKMTVDDWRAVIDTNLNSLFNVTKQVMDAMVDRQWGRIINISSVNGQKGQFGQTNYSTAKAGIHGFTMALAQEVASKGITVNTISPGYIGTDMVRAIRPDMLEKIVATIPVRRLGTPEEIASMCSWLASDESGFATGADFSLNGGLHMG; from the coding sequence ATGAGCGGAAAACTGGCATACGTGACCGGTGGGATGGGCGGCATTGGAACCGCCATTTGCCAGCGCCTGGCCAAGGATGGCTTCCGTGTGGTGGCCGGCTGCGGGCCCAGCCGCAACTACCAGCAGTGGCTGGATGAGCAGGCCGCCCAGGGTTTCACGTTTTATGCATCGGTGGGCAATGTTTCGGATTGGGACTCCACGGTCGAGGCATTCAACCGGATCAAATCGGAGCTCGGCGAGGTAGACATCCTGGTCAACAACGCGGGTATCACTCGCGACGGTCTTTTCCGCAAAATGACTGTCGACGACTGGCGCGCGGTGATCGACACCAATCTGAATAGCCTCTTCAACGTCACCAAGCAGGTGATGGACGCCATGGTGGACCGGCAGTGGGGGCGCATCATCAACATCAGCTCTGTCAACGGGCAGAAGGGCCAATTCGGTCAGACCAATTACTCCACGGCCAAGGCGGGTATCCATGGTTTCACCATGGCCCTGGCGCAGGAAGTCGCCAGCAAGGGGATCACCGTCAACACGATCTCGCCGGGCTATATCGGAACCGACATGGTGCGCGCGATCCGGCCAGATATGCTGGAGAAAATCGTGGCCACGATTCCAGTGCGCCGGCTGGGTACTCCAGAAGAAATCGCCTCGATGTGCTCCTGGCTGGCTTCGGATGAATCAGGTTTTGCCACGGGCGCGGATTTCTCGCTCAACGGTGGTTTGCATATGGGGTGA
- the phaR gene encoding polyhydroxyalkanoate synthesis repressor PhaR — MTQAQSDAPQRLIKKYPNRRLYDTQTSSYITLADVKQLVLADEAFQVVDAKSGEELTRSILLQIILEEESGGMPMFSSTMLSQIIRFYGHAMQGIMGNYLEKNIQAFMEIQQRMAEQSKGLYGSQFGPEAWTQFMNVQTPMLQKMMNNYIDQSKNLFVQMQDQMQDQTRAMFANFPFQPGQGPGRK, encoded by the coding sequence ATGACGCAAGCTCAATCCGACGCGCCGCAACGTCTGATCAAAAAATATCCCAATCGCCGCTTGTACGACACGCAGACCAGCAGCTACATCACGCTTGCCGATGTCAAGCAACTGGTGCTTGCCGATGAAGCCTTCCAGGTGGTCGACGCAAAAAGTGGCGAGGAACTCACGCGCAGCATCCTGCTGCAGATCATTCTCGAAGAAGAAAGTGGCGGGATGCCGATGTTTTCGTCGACCATGCTGTCGCAAATCATCCGCTTCTACGGGCATGCCATGCAGGGCATCATGGGCAACTATCTGGAGAAGAACATCCAGGCCTTCATGGAAATCCAGCAGCGCATGGCCGAGCAGTCCAAGGGGTTGTATGGCAGCCAGTTTGGTCCGGAAGCCTGGACACAGTTCATGAACGTGCAGACGCCCATGCTGCAGAAGATGATGAATAACTATATTGACCAAAGCAAAAATCTGTTCGTGCAAATGCAGGATCAGATGCAGGATCAAACGCGGGCCATGTTCGCGAATTTTCCTTTTCAACCGGGGCAGGGCCCCGGACGTAAATAG
- a CDS encoding fe2+ transport family protein: MLKKAFWLAAAAMTVSGAATAAEYPIGKPVEKGGMEIGAVYLQPVEMDPPGVMRAAKDSDIHLEADIHALANNATGFPEGEWMPYLVVNFEIQKVGSQNVQKGHLMPMVANDGPHYGDNVKLEGPGKYKLKYTIQPPTADKMSHFGRHVDKETGVGPWFEPFELEYEFVYAGTGKKGGY, from the coding sequence ATGTTGAAAAAAGCGTTCTGGCTCGCTGCGGCCGCGATGACTGTCTCCGGGGCTGCGACAGCCGCCGAGTATCCGATTGGCAAGCCGGTCGAGAAGGGCGGGATGGAAATTGGCGCAGTTTATCTGCAGCCGGTCGAAATGGATCCTCCGGGTGTGATGCGCGCGGCCAAGGATTCCGACATTCACCTCGAAGCCGACATCCATGCGCTGGCCAACAATGCCACCGGTTTCCCCGAAGGCGAGTGGATGCCTTACCTGGTGGTTAATTTCGAGATTCAGAAAGTCGGCAGCCAGAATGTCCAAAAAGGGCACCTGATGCCGATGGTCGCCAACGATGGCCCTCATTATGGCGACAACGTCAAACTCGAAGGTCCGGGCAAGTACAAGCTCAAGTACACCATTCAGCCGCCGACGGCCGACAAAATGTCGCATTTCGGTCGCCACGTCGACAAGGAAACCGGCGTGGGTCCGTGGTTTGAGCCGTTCGAGCTCGAATATGAGTTCGTCTATGCCGGCACCGGTAAGAAGGGCGGGTACTAA
- a CDS encoding cupredoxin-like domain protein: MPAHADELPTFTLTFKPDGTFEPARLEVPAGRFKIELINESNEPVEFESIPLRKEKVLGPGVKSFVVITISRPGEYPFFDDFHQNVKGTLVVKPKE; the protein is encoded by the coding sequence ATGCCCGCGCATGCGGACGAGTTGCCGACTTTTACGCTCACCTTCAAGCCCGACGGCACGTTCGAGCCGGCCAGGCTTGAAGTGCCGGCCGGTCGCTTCAAGATCGAACTGATCAATGAAAGCAATGAGCCGGTGGAGTTCGAGTCCATCCCGCTGCGCAAGGAAAAGGTGCTGGGCCCTGGGGTGAAGTCCTTCGTGGTCATTACCATTTCACGCCCTGGCGAGTATCCCTTTTTCGATGATTTCCACCAGAACGTGAAAGGCACGCTGGTGGTCAAGCCCAAGGAGTAA
- a CDS encoding iron permease FTR1 family protein, which translates to MEQVAFIVWRESVEALLVVGILYSWLRATPEGRRGMPYLWGGVAAGLGLALLLALVLLGVSEWLTDSGQEWFQAGMSLVACVLVVQMVIWMKRHGRTLKRELEGGARQSVANDNWWGLLILVMIAVAREGSETVVFLYGTVSAAQDGAARSCWPWPEWVAFLSRC; encoded by the coding sequence ATGGAACAGGTTGCATTTATTGTCTGGCGCGAGAGCGTCGAAGCCCTGCTTGTCGTGGGCATTCTTTATTCGTGGTTGCGCGCGACCCCGGAGGGGCGCCGTGGCATGCCTTATCTGTGGGGCGGTGTGGCAGCCGGCTTAGGGCTGGCCCTGTTGCTGGCGCTGGTTCTGCTGGGCGTATCCGAATGGCTGACCGATAGCGGGCAAGAGTGGTTCCAGGCAGGTATGTCGCTGGTGGCCTGCGTACTGGTCGTGCAGATGGTCATCTGGATGAAGCGCCACGGGCGCACCCTCAAGCGCGAGCTCGAGGGCGGTGCCAGACAGTCCGTCGCCAATGACAATTGGTGGGGCTTGCTCATACTGGTTATGATTGCGGTGGCTCGCGAAGGCAGCGAGACCGTGGTGTTCCTATATGGCACCGTGTCGGCCGCTCAGGATGGGGCAGCCCGTTCATGCTGGCCTTGGCCGGAGTGGGTGGCTTTCTTGTCGCGTTGCTGA
- a CDS encoding putative permease — protein sequence MLALAGVGGFLVALLTFWLLQLGGKLITWRRFFRITEVLLLLLAGSLLVGGLDHLISLDVLPTIVDPVWDSSWLLDDSSGVGKILADFAGYRAFPALISVLLWLAYWLVVWLFLRRADGQAQAAQVTARS from the coding sequence ATGCTGGCCTTGGCCGGAGTGGGTGGCTTTCTTGTCGCGTTGCTGACGTTCTGGCTTTTGCAATTGGGTGGCAAGCTGATTACCTGGCGGCGGTTTTTCCGCATTACGGAAGTATTGCTGCTGTTGTTGGCCGGTTCGCTCTTGGTCGGTGGCCTGGATCATTTGATTTCGTTGGATGTGCTGCCCACTATCGTCGATCCGGTGTGGGACAGCTCATGGCTGCTCGATGACAGCAGCGGTGTGGGCAAGATTCTGGCCGACTTTGCAGGGTATCGCGCCTTCCCGGCTTTGATTTCAGTGCTGCTGTGGTTGGCTTATTGGTTGGTGGTTTGGCTATTTTTGCGCCGTGCCGACGGTCAGGCTCAAGCAGCACAAGTGACGGCTCGCTCATAA
- a CDS encoding 4Fe-4S binding domain protein, protein MFLPLPDNTASVFNNLTVLAQFAFWGIWWPFVLVSMPLLGRAWCGWFCPEGMLTEWASERGQGHAIPKWMRWGGWPFVAFALTTVYGQLVSVYQYPLAVLAVLGGSTVAAMIVGYRYGHSKRVWCKYLCPVNGVFNLLAKLAPWHYKVSEEAWRHPVIRIEPINCAPLVPLRHMKGAGDCHMCGRCSDYRGAIALTPRSPEEEIVDVAHGDGWQTILICFGLMGVAIGAFLWSASPWFVTFKQWAATLLVEHDITWPLVDNAPWFILTHYPEVNDSFSWLDGLGILVFVGAAVLCVGGAAFLGLWLADRISPLAPRGPGLAGVHKLAQSLIPSAGIGVFLGLSATTVTLLQHEGVRTGWVAPLRFTLLTLAVLWSLRLAARVLGQRPGGALRHVLSWLLVGAGLVPFCLAWWLFFVAW, encoded by the coding sequence GTGTTTTTGCCTTTGCCGGACAACACGGCATCGGTCTTCAATAACCTCACGGTGCTGGCGCAGTTCGCTTTCTGGGGCATCTGGTGGCCGTTCGTGCTGGTGTCCATGCCATTGCTGGGACGCGCCTGGTGTGGCTGGTTTTGCCCCGAGGGCATGCTCACCGAATGGGCCAGCGAGCGTGGCCAGGGGCATGCCATCCCCAAGTGGATGCGCTGGGGCGGCTGGCCTTTCGTGGCCTTTGCGCTGACCACGGTCTATGGCCAATTGGTCAGCGTCTATCAGTACCCACTGGCCGTGCTGGCGGTTCTGGGCGGTTCGACGGTGGCGGCCATGATCGTCGGCTACCGCTACGGGCATAGCAAACGGGTCTGGTGCAAGTATCTCTGTCCGGTCAACGGGGTATTCAACTTGCTGGCCAAGTTGGCACCCTGGCACTACAAGGTCAGCGAAGAGGCATGGCGCCACCCGGTTATTCGCATCGAGCCGATCAACTGTGCCCCGCTCGTGCCCCTGCGGCACATGAAAGGCGCCGGTGATTGCCATATGTGCGGCCGATGTAGCGATTACCGCGGCGCGATCGCGCTGACCCCGCGCTCGCCCGAGGAAGAAATCGTCGATGTGGCTCATGGCGATGGCTGGCAGACCATTCTGATCTGTTTTGGCCTGATGGGTGTAGCCATTGGCGCCTTCCTCTGGAGCGCCAGCCCCTGGTTCGTGACGTTCAAGCAATGGGCGGCGACCTTGCTGGTCGAGCATGACATCACTTGGCCGTTGGTCGACAATGCGCCCTGGTTCATTCTGACGCATTACCCTGAGGTCAATGACAGCTTTTCCTGGCTCGACGGGCTGGGTATTCTGGTGTTTGTGGGCGCAGCGGTGCTGTGTGTGGGCGGAGCGGCATTTCTGGGCCTGTGGCTGGCTGATCGTATCAGCCCGCTGGCGCCGCGTGGCCCAGGGCTCGCAGGCGTGCATAAGCTGGCGCAGTCCCTGATTCCTTCTGCGGGCATCGGCGTGTTTCTGGGGCTGTCAGCCACCACGGTGACCCTGTTGCAGCATGAGGGCGTGCGAACGGGTTGGGTGGCGCCGTTGCGGTTTACCTTGCTGACGCTGGCGGTACTCTGGTCTTTGCGCCTGGCCGCCAGGGTCTTGGGGCAGCGCCCCGGCGGTGCCCTGCGCCATGTCCTGTCCTGGTTACTGGTGGGAGCCGGCCTGGTACCCTTTTGCTTGGCCTGGTGGCTGTTCTTCGTGGCCTGGTAA
- a CDS encoding phenazine biosynthesis, PhzF family protein, with protein MPDYRYRLVNVFADSVFGGNPLCVFEDARGMSREVMRDLALQFNLSETTFVLDRTQPGVAEVCIMTPTHEMAFAGHPSLGTAHVLRELGQASDDTVVLSLPAGKVPVVAQGDVWTLVAPSTGAPGLRRAGVSRADVAAFLGLSVEDLAGDPVWVDTGIEQCVVPLVSPEAVKRAAPRDCLQWEDSRDGRRVLYAFAFAGQQRAGREVVCARYFSARGAGVVEDPGTGSACANLGGWLQSQGREVAGGVLVEQGDLVRRPCRLFLDVDPQGGQIRVGGQVRTLGGGTIHLP; from the coding sequence ATGCCTGATTATCGATATCGCCTTGTCAATGTGTTCGCCGATTCGGTGTTCGGCGGCAACCCGCTTTGCGTCTTTGAGGATGCCCGCGGCATGTCGCGGGAGGTCATGCGTGACCTTGCGCTGCAGTTCAACCTTTCCGAGACCACCTTTGTCCTGGATCGGACGCAGCCGGGCGTGGCTGAAGTCTGCATCATGACGCCGACCCACGAGATGGCTTTTGCCGGCCATCCCTCGCTGGGCACGGCGCACGTTTTACGTGAACTGGGCCAGGCGAGCGACGATACGGTGGTGTTGTCCCTGCCGGCGGGTAAAGTGCCCGTCGTGGCTCAGGGGGATGTATGGACGCTGGTTGCGCCATCGACCGGTGCGCCTGGCTTGCGGCGAGCAGGCGTCAGCCGCGCCGACGTTGCCGCTTTTCTGGGTTTGTCCGTCGAGGACCTTGCCGGCGACCCGGTTTGGGTGGACACGGGCATTGAGCAATGCGTTGTGCCCTTGGTGTCGCCGGAAGCCGTCAAACGGGCTGCGCCGCGCGACTGCCTGCAGTGGGAGGACAGCCGTGATGGGCGACGGGTTCTCTATGCCTTTGCATTTGCCGGCCAGCAGCGCGCGGGTCGTGAGGTCGTTTGCGCGCGCTATTTCAGCGCTCGTGGAGCCGGGGTGGTAGAAGATCCGGGCACCGGCTCGGCTTGCGCCAATCTAGGCGGGTGGTTGCAGAGCCAGGGCCGTGAGGTGGCGGGCGGGGTGCTAGTCGAGCAGGGCGACCTCGTGCGACGCCCCTGCCGGCTGTTTCTGGATGTTGATCCCCAGGGCGGGCAGATTCGCGTGGGTGGGCAGGTCCGCACGTTAGGCGGCGGCACCATTCATCTGCCCTGA
- a CDS encoding BON domain protein, with translation MKTQQLFAAIALGTTAAFATVAHAADDHKPKQSVGEYASDTAITGKVKAALVGDKDLSALDVAVETNSGVVTLSGTVGTAAQADKAAVVTRGVEDVKQVQNNVKVDPAKAK, from the coding sequence ATGAAAACTCAACAACTGTTTGCAGCTATCGCCCTTGGCACTACTGCGGCCTTCGCCACCGTGGCTCACGCCGCCGACGATCACAAGCCCAAGCAATCGGTGGGCGAGTACGCCAGCGACACCGCTATCACCGGCAAGGTGAAGGCGGCATTGGTAGGCGACAAGGATCTGAGCGCGCTGGATGTCGCCGTTGAAACCAATAGCGGGGTAGTCACCCTGAGCGGCACCGTGGGCACGGCAGCCCAGGCGGACAAAGCTGCCGTCGTGACCCGAGGGGTCGAAGACGTCAAGCAAGTCCAAAACAACGTGAAGGTTGATCCCGCCAAGGCCAAGTAA